The following proteins are co-located in the Streptomyces bottropensis ATCC 25435 genome:
- a CDS encoding GvpL/GvpF family gas vesicle protein, with product MTGLRYVYAVCRPFDAALQSQLTGVAGAPPRQLRHHDLIAVVSEVPESDFAEQPLRAHLEDLDWLTETARAHQSVIDALTVVTTPLPLRLGTVFRDDSGVRVMLEAREAGFQRTLDRLAGRVEWGVKVYAESEEQERPQEPAKVASGRDYLRQRRRSHRAHEEMWENADRFARALHGTLSAFAEDTRLHAPQNSALSGAPGRNVLNAAYLVPRAHSEEFVELVDRTKGEEPGLRVELTGPWAAYSFSGESAENPEDTP from the coding sequence ATGACCGGTCTGCGGTACGTGTACGCCGTCTGCCGCCCCTTCGACGCGGCGCTCCAGTCCCAGCTCACCGGGGTCGCGGGCGCGCCGCCCCGGCAACTGCGCCACCACGACCTGATCGCCGTCGTCAGCGAGGTGCCCGAGAGCGATTTCGCGGAGCAGCCGCTGCGCGCCCATCTGGAGGACCTGGACTGGCTGACCGAGACCGCCCGCGCGCACCAGAGCGTGATCGACGCCCTCACCGTCGTCACCACGCCCCTGCCGCTCCGGCTCGGCACCGTCTTCCGCGACGACAGTGGCGTCCGGGTGATGCTGGAGGCCCGCGAGGCGGGCTTCCAGCGGACCCTGGACCGGCTGGCGGGCCGCGTGGAGTGGGGCGTCAAGGTGTACGCGGAGTCCGAGGAGCAGGAGCGGCCCCAGGAACCCGCGAAGGTCGCCAGCGGGCGCGACTATCTGCGGCAGCGGCGGCGGAGCCATCGGGCCCACGAGGAGATGTGGGAGAACGCCGACCGGTTCGCGCGCGCCCTGCACGGCACCCTCTCGGCCTTCGCCGAGGACACCCGGCTGCACGCCCCGCAGAATTCCGCGCTCTCCGGCGCTCCGGGACGCAATGTGCTGAACGCGGCCTATCTGGTGCCGCGCGCCCATTCCGAGGAGTTCGTGGAACTCGTGGACCGCACGAAGGGCGAGGAACCGGGACTGCGGGTGGAACTCACCGGGCCGTGGGCGGCCTATTCCTTCAGCGGAGAGAGCGCGGAGAACCCGGAGGACACCCCGTGA
- a CDS encoding gas vesicle protein, giving the protein MTVIERREVALVDLLDRLLAGGVVITGDLTLRIADVDLVRIDLNALISSVNEQVPSPWGGIE; this is encoded by the coding sequence GTGACCGTGATCGAACGCCGGGAGGTCGCCCTGGTGGACCTCCTCGACCGGCTGCTCGCCGGCGGGGTCGTGATCACCGGCGACCTCACTCTGCGTATCGCGGACGTCGATCTCGTCCGCATCGACCTGAACGCACTGATCAGCTCCGTGAACGAGCAGGTCCCGTCCCCCTGGGGAGGCATCGAGTGA
- a CDS encoding gas vesicle protein K, whose amino-acid sequence MTGRNRVELEPDTVERDLVKLVLTVVELLRQLMERQALRRFDTGELSEDQEERIGLTLMLLDDRMTELRERYGLRPEDLNLDLGPLGPLLPRE is encoded by the coding sequence GTGACCGGCCGCAACCGCGTCGAACTGGAGCCCGACACGGTGGAGAGGGACCTGGTCAAGCTGGTCCTGACCGTCGTCGAACTGCTCCGTCAGCTCATGGAGCGGCAGGCGCTGCGCCGTTTCGACACCGGGGAGCTGTCGGAGGACCAGGAGGAGCGGATCGGGCTCACGCTGATGCTGCTCGACGACCGGATGACCGAGCTGCGCGAGCGCTACGGCCTGCGGCCCGAGGACCTCAATCTGGACCTCGGGCCGCTCGGACCGTTGCTCCCGCGGGAATGA
- a CDS encoding methyltransferase domain-containing protein, translated as MSKARETAVYTHGHHESVLRSHTWRTAANSAAYLLGSLQPHMTILDIGCGPGTITADLAALVPEGRVTGVDHAPGILEQAGATAAARGLDNVDFAVADVHALDYPDDTFCVVHAHQVLQHVGDPVQALREMRRVTRPGGLIAVRDSDYAAMTWFPASPGLDDWLDLYRRVARANGGEPDAGRRLKSWALRAGLTDITATSATWTYATPDERAWWSGLWADRTVASAYAERATEGGHATRERLRAIESAWREWGRREDGWFAVLHGEILCRKTA; from the coding sequence ATGTCGAAGGCACGGGAGACCGCCGTCTACACGCACGGACACCATGAGTCGGTGCTGCGCTCGCACACCTGGCGGACCGCCGCCAACTCGGCGGCCTATCTCCTCGGTTCGCTGCAGCCCCACATGACGATCCTGGACATCGGCTGCGGTCCGGGCACCATCACCGCGGACCTGGCCGCCCTGGTCCCCGAAGGGCGGGTCACCGGCGTCGACCACGCCCCCGGCATCCTGGAGCAGGCCGGCGCCACGGCCGCCGCACGCGGCCTGGACAACGTGGACTTCGCGGTGGCGGACGTCCACGCGCTGGATTATCCGGACGACACCTTCTGCGTGGTCCACGCCCACCAGGTGCTCCAGCACGTCGGCGACCCGGTGCAGGCGCTGCGCGAGATGCGGCGGGTGACCAGGCCGGGCGGCCTGATCGCGGTCCGTGACTCCGACTACGCGGCGATGACCTGGTTCCCGGCGTCCCCCGGCCTGGACGACTGGCTGGACCTGTACCGCAGGGTGGCCCGGGCCAACGGCGGTGAGCCCGACGCGGGGCGCCGGCTGAAGTCCTGGGCCCTGCGCGCCGGGCTCACCGACATCACGGCCACCTCCGCCACCTGGACCTACGCCACGCCGGACGAGCGGGCCTGGTGGAGCGGGCTGTGGGCGGACCGGACGGTCGCCTCCGCATACGCCGAACGGGCTACGGAGGGCGGTCACGCCACGCGGGAGCGGCTCCGCGCGATCGAGTCGGCCTGGCGGGAATGGGGGCGGCGGGAGGACGGCTGGTTCGCCGTGCTCCACGGAGAGATCCTCTGCCGCAAAACGGCCTGA
- a CDS encoding bifunctional phosphatase PAP2/diacylglycerol kinase family protein, protein MTPDVDLTVRPPGHHILRDRFLAADSRVFNAVATRDWPGAHPLLPKLSRAANHGVLWFATAAAIAATRSPRARRAAVRGVASLALASATINTLGKRTVRRPRPVLDAVPLTRQLKRQPITTSFPSGHSASAAAFAAGVALESRGWGAAVAPLATAVALSRVYTGVHFPSDVLVGAALGVGAAYAVRGMVPTRDQLPPPGRPYVDAPALPDGDGLVVVANRASGTSDRVRALRDVLPGAETVECEPEDVRAELEKAAAHARVLGVCGGDGTVNAAAEVALRHGLPLAVLPGGTLNHFAFDLGVEDVRDLGRAVRQGEAVRVDLGHFRSGDTEGHFVNTFSLGVYPELVRERERWEKAVGGWPAGVIAALRVLRADRHPLQATFEGRPRPIWLLFAGNGTYHRLGLAPARRFDLADGLLDVRVVHGGRRPALRLLAAALAGPLTRTPAHAAVRVRRLRVDGIAPGTLLAYDGEVAEAQGDLTLQKLPEALTVYRPVPMR, encoded by the coding sequence ATGACCCCAGACGTCGACCTCACCGTCCGCCCCCCGGGCCACCACATCCTCCGCGACCGTTTCCTCGCCGCCGACAGCCGCGTGTTCAACGCGGTGGCGACCCGCGACTGGCCGGGCGCGCACCCCCTCCTGCCGAAGCTCAGCCGCGCCGCGAACCACGGTGTGCTGTGGTTCGCCACGGCGGCGGCGATCGCGGCGACCCGGAGTCCGAGGGCCCGCCGGGCAGCGGTGCGGGGCGTGGCCTCGCTCGCACTCGCCTCGGCGACGATCAACACGCTCGGCAAGCGGACCGTCCGCCGCCCCCGCCCGGTGCTGGACGCCGTCCCGCTGACCCGGCAGCTGAAGCGGCAGCCGATCACCACGTCCTTCCCCTCGGGCCACTCCGCCTCCGCCGCCGCCTTCGCGGCCGGCGTCGCCCTGGAGTCGCGCGGCTGGGGCGCGGCGGTGGCGCCCCTGGCGACGGCCGTGGCACTGTCCCGCGTGTACACGGGCGTGCACTTCCCGAGCGACGTCCTGGTGGGCGCCGCCCTGGGCGTGGGCGCCGCCTACGCCGTACGAGGCATGGTGCCGACCCGCGACCAGCTCCCGCCGCCCGGCCGTCCGTACGTGGACGCGCCCGCGCTGCCGGACGGGGACGGCCTGGTGGTGGTGGCCAACCGTGCCTCGGGGACGTCGGACCGGGTGCGCGCGCTGCGGGACGTGCTGCCCGGCGCCGAGACCGTGGAGTGCGAACCGGAGGACGTCAGGGCCGAGCTGGAGAAGGCCGCGGCCCACGCGCGGGTGCTCGGCGTGTGCGGCGGCGACGGCACGGTGAACGCGGCCGCCGAGGTGGCCCTGCGTCACGGCCTCCCCCTCGCCGTGCTCCCGGGCGGCACGCTCAACCACTTCGCGTTCGACCTGGGTGTGGAGGACGTGCGGGACCTGGGCCGCGCGGTGCGCCAGGGCGAGGCCGTCCGGGTGGACCTCGGACACTTCAGGAGCGGTGACACGGAGGGCCACTTCGTCAACACGTTCAGCCTGGGGGTCTACCCCGAGCTGGTGCGGGAGCGCGAGCGCTGGGAGAAGGCGGTCGGCGGCTGGCCGGCGGGGGTGATCGCGGCCCTGCGGGTCCTGCGCGCCGACCGCCATCCGCTCCAGGCCACCTTCGAGGGCCGGCCGCGCCCGATCTGGCTGCTGTTCGCGGGCAACGGCACGTACCACCGGCTGGGCCTCGCCCCGGCCCGGCGTTTCGACCTGGCCGACGGACTGCTTGACGTCCGTGTCGTGCACGGCGGCCGCCGCCCGGCCCTGCGGCTGCTGGCCGCGGCCCTCGCCGGCCCGCTGACGCGCACCCCGGCCCACGCGGCGGTCCGCGTACGACGGCTCCGGGTGGACGGCATCGCGCCGGGCACCCTGCTCGCGTACGACGGCGAAGTCGCCGAGGCGCAAGGGGACCTGACGCTCCAGAAGCTGCCGGAGGCGCTGACGGTCTACCGGCCGGTACCGATGCGCTGA